The Methanotorris formicicus Mc-S-70 DNA window CCTGCCATTCCTAATAATACAATTCCACACAATAATGATGCCACAAATGATGCAATAACTCCATTTGGCATTTTCTTGAATTTTGGGTCGTGGAACCCTTCTATTGTACCTCCAATGTTGTAGGATGCTAAAACCGCATTTATGAAGAAGAAACCAACTGCCAAGATTCCAGCAATTGCTGCATCAAATCCTAACTGTTTTAATGCAACGTATGCAAGAGCCCCACCAATACCTCCAAGTCCTGCTCCAATCAAACCACTAACAAAACAAACTGTAGGTACTGCGTGACCAGTTGTCCCTGGTGTGATGTATGGTTTTTGAATGTCTCCTGTTATAGGGTCTTTTTCACACTTATCTGCTGCTGGAACAACCCCTACTCCAAATACATAAATCAACTGCCCAATTAACATTGTAATACCAAGCATAATCATTGAACCTACTGCTCCAGAGAGAGCAATTAATGCCAAGTGTACTGGGTTAAATACATTAACTCCACTTTGTGCTGCCATTGCAGCAGCAGCCATTAATCCAGTAAATCCTGCACCTGCTGCCAACTGGGTTGTACCAGTACCTACCCCTGTTGAGGTAGCCATTGCTGCTGGAGCACCACCGACAGGAACAAAATGAACACTTGCATTAATTATGGCCCCTGCAATTGTAACCTCTGCAAGAGGAATCAATAAACTCACAGCATCCATGATATCACCACATCATATTTGTTGTATTATTTTGTGTATGGCCCGTATTTCTCTCTTGCAAATACCTCAATTTTTCTGTTTATTATTGCAGCAATTACAACAACTAAAAGCCCCATGATAATTGCAATAACTGATTTTGTTACTAAATCACTTCCAATAATATCCCCTATAATTCCTCTCCAACCATCTAAGAACACAATTAAACCAAAGCAAAGCCCTGTTAATGGCCCACCTAATCTTGAACAGAAGTATGATGAATCCAAACCATTCCTTAAACCATATTCTGCCTTAATATCAATATCCCCATGGTTAGCAACAGGAACTCCTCCTCCAAATGGATACTTTTGGTACTCTCTTTCAGCACCATAGTGAACGTCTCCAGTTGATGAACCAATTGCCCCAACTGTAATACCAAATATCAATGCAACCAATGGCAATGGGAATGGATTTCCTAATACGTTGTTTGCTAAGTATGCTGCAAAAACTATACAGAATATTGCCATAAAACCATGCCCTACTATAGGTCCCAAGTGACTTAAAATAACATCCATATATACAGGCTGACCGAAGTTCTTTGATTGACCAACAATCCTACCCAAGTATGAGCTAACTGTATAAGCCCCATGAACAAATGCAGCCACACCAGCACCAATCACTAATGCAAGAACAGGATTCAACCCATAGTTTAACAATGCCCATGCCACTACTCCTGCAACTGCAACATATAAACCGTATGAAACTGGCTCCCCTGAAATTGCCTTGTTGAAGTATCTATGGATGTTACCCATTTGTGGAGCCAACTGAACCTGTGAGTTAGGGTTGGATTGGGAACCCACGTCTGATTCCAAATCTTCTGCACATCCAGCAACTGTCGCTGCTGCTCCTGCCAAAGCCAGAGCCCCAAGGGTTATTAATGCAGTATCCATTTTTTCACCTCACAATATATTACCATTAACATGGCAATGTAGTCCCTTACATAAATCAGGATATTTTTTATCTTTCTTTATATAATATATATTCTTTTCCATTTGATTTCGCAAAACCGAGATTAAAGAATTTTTTATTTTTACTTAAGATTTTTGTATTTTTTAACATATCGTTATTAAATCTAAAACAATATAAACACAATAAAAAAATTAATAAAGGCAAAAGCCCTTAGTGTGCTGGAATAATTGGGTCTCTTTCCCCTGCTGGCTCGAATTCTCTTAAAGCACCTCTTGCGAACTCTTTTCTTGGGTGTGAGAAGTCAAAGACGAGTGATGGGTCTGCGAATGCAACTTTAATTAATGGGTTTAATGCAAATGCATCTTTTCTTGCTGAGTGTGCTGCTTGTGTAATACCTGCATATTCTCCTTGGTGACCGACGTTCATTGCGTAGTTTGGATAGTTTGGACCTCTCAATTCCAATGGTGAGGACTCGTCGTTTCTAATTGAGAGGGAGTTTGAAGCACCACATTGATCTTGTAAGTCGTATCCATAGAATCCAAGTCTGCTGTGGTATTCTTTGTGGAGAATTTGGCTCAAGTACCATCC harbors:
- the mtrD gene encoding tetrahydromethanopterin S-methyltransferase subunit D, with translation MDAVSLLIPLAEVTIAGAIINASVHFVPVGGAPAAMATSTGVGTGTTQLAAGAGFTGLMAAAAMAAQSGVNVFNPVHLALIALSGAVGSMIMLGITMLIGQLIYVFGVGVVPAADKCEKDPITGDIQKPYITPGTTGHAVPTVCFVSGLIGAGLGGIGGALAYVALKQLGFDAAIAGILAVGFFFINAVLASYNIGGTIEGFHDPKFKKMPNGVIASFVASLLCGIVLLGMAGLA
- the mtrE gene encoding tetrahydromethanopterin S-methyltransferase subunit E; this encodes MDTALITLGALALAGAAATVAGCAEDLESDVGSQSNPNSQVQLAPQMGNIHRYFNKAISGEPVSYGLYVAVAGVVAWALLNYGLNPVLALVIGAGVAAFVHGAYTVSSYLGRIVGQSKNFGQPVYMDVILSHLGPIVGHGFMAIFCIVFAAYLANNVLGNPFPLPLVALIFGITVGAIGSSTGDVHYGAEREYQKYPFGGGVPVANHGDIDIKAEYGLRNGLDSSYFCSRLGGPLTGLCFGLIVFLDGWRGIIGDIIGSDLVTKSVIAIIMGLLVVVIAAIINRKIEVFAREKYGPYTK